Part of the Prosthecobacter debontii genome is shown below.
TCATATTGAGATCGAAATCCTGTGTGGCTTCGGTGTTCACAAGATAAAAACGTGTGAAGGCGCGCATGCCTGGTCCAGGAGATCCAGTTCCCAGTTCAATCGTCTGCGCATCTACATAATTCTCCACTCCTCCCTGCTGACCATCGAACCGTAATTCCCCGGAAATGATGTTGACTGTCCCCGCGTTGTTCAAGCGGCCATTACTACTGGTCCCGTTCGTTCCCACGAAATACACCCGTGAGGTGCCTTCAATGGTGATGTCATTCCCCTGAGCATCCCAGCTATCGTAAAACTGAATGTTTCGCTCTGCGAAGATCTTCAGATCCTCATTGAGGATCACTTTCATGGTGAGACGGTCACTGCTGCTAGGATTCTGCGAAGGCCCGCCAGTGAGGCTTCCAATGCCGTGGTCCAGGATTGCTCCAGCTCCGCCGTTGTCGAAAGTCAAAGTCTCACCCTGGAGGTAAAACGCATGACTGGCATTCGTATCGCCCAGTCTAAGCACCCCTAAAGTCACCGGTACATCGAGGGTAATGGTTCGCGTGGAGCTGATGTTATGAACCACGTCTGCAATATGCCCGACACCATTGGGGACGGTTCCGTCAACCCAGCGAGAAGTATCACTCCAATTGGCGCTACTATTTGAGTTCCAATCTCCAGTGACCTGGGCTGTCGCAGAACCTGAACCTAACAATAAGCTGACCGCAGTAGCGACAAAGCACGGAAAAAAACGGTGCCAATGTCGGTTTCGTGGAAGAAGGTGTGAATGGGTTCGTAGTAAGCCGGATTCGCTGGAAGGAGGATTCATAAGGGTGTCGGCGTTTAGAATGACGCGATCCATGTGGATTTAAGGATGCATTCATTGTTGTCCGGCTCCCTGTTTCTGGGCTATTGGCCGCTAGGCTTGGTAAATACTCGGGTCTAAGTTTGCGTGTCTTTAGGGTTGGGGTTTGTTTCTTAATAAAGATAGTTCGTATTAATCGACTGTGATTGAGAGAAATCAGTCGAGATTAACCTTTTGAAAAAAGCAAAAGGGTTTCGGAGTGTAGAGGCACATTACCCAGTGAGTAATGAGGCTTTGAGCTTGGTTTAATAAGACTGGAGCCCAATCACTGCCCCACTAGCACTTCGTGATACTCCAGAGCCCATTCCTTCATGTAGCGGACGCGCGTGGGGGTGAACTTGTAAATGATGAGTTCGGGGTTGTTGATGTCGCGCAGGTAGGTGCGGAGGAGGGCGTTGCTATTCCAGATGTCCTCCAGCAGGGCGCGGTCGGTGAGGATCTCGGCGGTGGCGGTGATGCGGACTTGGTTGTGGTCGTCATCGGTGTAGCAGAGTTCGGCCTTCGGGTTGGCGGCGAGCTCGGCGGTTTTGCCATAACGGCGGAGATTGGCGACATAGACGACGAAGCCCTCGGTGCGCACCGGAGAGACGGGCCGGACGCGGGGCTGATCCCCCTCCACCGTGGCAAGGACGGGGAACTTGGCGGCTTTCAGGGTGGCCTGAGCCAGGGAAGGGAGGTCGGCGGGATCAAAGGGGGCGGGTGCGGGCATGGGCAGTAAAACGGTGTTCAGTATGATGTCTTCAGTTTTCAGTAAATGGAGATCAGGGGTAAAAAGCCAGCCTGACCACTGACCACAGCTCGCGCACAGCGCAGTTGGGTTTGTCAAGCTTGGGACGCGAACAAAAGTTTCGGGCTGAGGTGCCTCTGGGGTTGCCCTGGATACCCCTTTCGCTAACTCAATGAGGTGTCAGGGCGGTGTGCTCCCAACCCTCCAGACTTTTGATTTTTGACCCACTGACCTTTTTTCAACCATGTCTGCTGCCAACGAACTGAACATCAATATCGAGCATGTCGAACGCGTCGCCAAGGAGCTAGGCCTGAAGGCCATCCAGGTGGGGGCGACGGCGAAGCTCTTCGCCGATGGTGCGACGGTGCCCTTCATCGCTCGCTACCGTAAAGAGGCGACGGGCTCTATGGATGAGGTTCAGATCCAGAATGTGAAGGATCGCATGGAGCAACTGGTGGCGCTGGATGACCGACGAGCGGCGATTGTGAAGTCTCTGGAGGAGCGCAAGCTGATGACGGATGTGCTGCGGGCAAAAATCGAGAAAGCCGAGACGATGAACGTGCTGGAGGATATCTTTGCGCCGTTCCGTCCGAAGCGCCGCACGCGGGCGACGATTGCGAAGGAGAAGGGCCTAGAGCCGCTGGCGGACTTCATCGAGGCGAATCTATTCACTCATGGCGTGGATCTGACCTCCGAGGCGGCCAAGCTGGTGAATCCAGATCACGAAAACGAAGAGCTTCGCGTGAAGGATGTGAATGAGGCGCTGGCCGGTGCTCGTGACATCATTGCGGAGCGTATCAGTGACAATGCGGAGGCTCGCGCTGCTCTGAGAAAGCTGTTTGCCGAGCAGAGCACGGTGTCCTCCAAGGTGATGTATGGTAAGGAAAACGAGGCGGATGCGCAGAAATTCCGGGACTACTTTGATTGGTCTGAGCCGCTGAAGGCCATCCCCTCCCACCGCATGCTGGCCATCCGCCGAGGTGAAAAAGAAGGCTTCCTGCTGATGCGGGTGAACCCACCGGAAGACACCGCGGTGCAGGTGGTGAGCAATCTCTTTGTCAAAGGCGGCAATGCGTGCACAGATCAGATGAAGCTGGCTTGTGCGGATAGCTACAAGCGCCTGCTCAGCAGCAGCATGGAGACGGAGTTTCGCCTGGAGTCCAAGAAAAAGGCCGATGCCGAAGCGGTGCGTGTTTTCGCGGATAACCTGCGTGAACTCCTGCTGGCTGCGCCTCTCGGACAGAAGCGTGTGTTAGGGATCGACCCAGGCTTCCGCACAGGGTGTAAGGTGGTGGTGCTGGATGCGCAAGGTCAGCTCCTTTTCAATGATGTGATCTATTTGTTAGGTGAAGGCAACAGCCTGATGCAGGCGAAGACGCTGATCCTCAATCTGGTGGATCGTTTCAAGATCGAAGCCATCGCCATCGGTAACGGCACGGCCAGCCGTGAGACGGAAAACTTCATCAACAAGATCGGTGTGCCGAAGGCCATCCCCGTCATCATGGTGAATGAGAGCGGAGCCTCCATTTACAGCGCCAGTGAAGTGGCGCGTGAGGAGTTCCCGAACCATGACGTCACTGTGCGTGGTGCGGTGTCCATCGGACGCCGTCTCATGGACCCGCTCGCCGAGTTGGTGAAGATTGACGCCAAGTCCATTGGAGTCGGTCAGTATCAGCATGACGTGGATCAGAACCTTCTGAAGAACAGCCTGGACAACGTGGTGATCAGCGCGGTGAACGGTGTCGGTGTGGAACTGAATACGGCGAGCAAGCAGTTGCTCAGCTATGTGTCCGGCCTCAACAGCACCCATGCGGCAAACATCGTGGCTTTCCGCAACGAGAACGGCCCCTTCAAGACGCGCAAGGATCTGCTGAAGGTGCCTCGTCTGGGCGACAAGGCCTTCGAGCAAGCTGCAGGCTTCCTGCGTATCCGAAACGCCACGCATCCGCTCGATGCCAGCGCGGTCCACCCTGAGCGTTATCCCCTGGTGGAGAAAATGGCGGCGGATCTTGGCTGCACCGTGGCAGACCTGATGCAGAAGGCGGACCTACGCCAGAAGATCGATCTGAAAAAGTATGTCAGCGAGGAAGTTGGTCTGCCGACCCTGCAAGACATCATGAACGAATTGGCTAAGCCGGGACGTGACCCACGTAAGCAGTTCGAGGTCTTCAACTTCGCAGAAGGTGTCAACGATATGAAGGACCTGACCGTGGGCATGAAGCTGCCGGGCATCGTCACCAACGTGACCGCCTTCGGGGCCTTCGTGGACATCGGCGTGCATCAGGATGGCCTCGTCCACGTCAGCCAGCTCAGCGATACCTTTGTGCGTGATCCCGCTGAAGTCGTGAAGGTGGCTCAGAAGGTCATGGTTACCGTCACGGAGGTGGACATCCAGCGCAAGCGCATCGCCCTCAGCATGAAGTCGAAACCGGACTTCGAGAAAAAGACCGGCGGAGGTGGTCCTCGTCCCGCAGCGCAGGGAGGCCCAGGCGGCGGTCAGCGCAGCGGCGGCTTCGGCGGAGGAGATCGCAATCGCAGCAGTGGAGGTGGTATGGGCAATCCCTTTGGAGGCGGCGGCGGTGGTGACTGGTTCACCGCAGCGACGCAGAAGGGGAAGAAGTAAGCCTACTCTGACAGCGAGAGAGAGAGATCTCAAGCGATCAGCACAGCGAAGGCGCTGTGCTGATCTCGCTTCATGGATCGGGAGAAGTCATCTTAAATCTTGGTCCACTCGTGTCGCTTAGGCTTTCGGCTGCCAAGTGAATGCAGCGGAATGATTCTAGGCGTTTGCTTGAACAATGAGATTGAAGGGATCAGTTGTTCTTCACTAGAATGAACAGGCGAAGTGATGTTGACCTATGACCCGATCCTCTTAGCCAATGTTGGCACCCCATTCATCTTGGGCAGTATGGCTCATTTGGCAGGAGGAAACATGCTGCTGGGAGGATTAGATGGCAACTTGATCGCCAGATGGTTTGGTACATCAAAGATCAGAAGTGTCTGCATCTCCATGGCCGCTAACTACTTTTCGGCTTGGTGTGGCGGTATCCCTCTTTGCTATTTTTTGGCCAACCAAGACGGGATCACCATCGTCAATATCAAGACGTGGTTTTTGGGGTTCGTCATCCTCGCGTTCCTTCTGACGTTGCTCCTCGAACTGCCTTTTATCTGGCTGATTCTACGACCAACAAGGGCCTCTTTCTGGCGTGTGTTGAGGGCAACGATTCTGATTCAAACCATCAGTTATCCACTTCTGTTTGGATGGTATTGGCTCGTTAGCGACAAGTCCATGCTTACCCGTCTGGAGACAGTGCCTGCATCAAAACTGGATTTACCCACAGATTGTTCATTGTTTTACGTTTCGTCAGACGGTCGCCAAGTGATTCAATGCGCTCTAGATGGCAGCCAAGGTCAAGTCGTGGCTGAAGTCGCTATTCTGGAAAAAGATGGATCTTTGAGGGTTCAAACGAAGCCTTCAGGGGGCTATCAACTGATGTATCAAAGCAGACGTGAAGGTCACGACAAGATACTCATAGGCGACTTTAGCTCATCCCTTCCAGGGAAGTCTCCACCGAGTGAAGGTGGCGGACTCTTATGGGGAGAGATCCCTTCTCTGTCTCCAAACAACAAGTGGCGATATTTGACTGGGTTTTGGGCCAGCTATGGACTGCAACGTTGGCAAAAAGGTTTCAAAACCGAGATGTATGGGATGGAGTTGCCTTTCGCCTCGTGGTACATCCGTAATGCGGTTCACATCCAGGATGATTTAGTGTGTTTCCGATTGGGTGACGATCAAATCTGCGCCTTGAGATTTGATCGACGCCAGATCGCTTTAATCACACGTGGGCGGGCCTTGTTGGTCGTTAGGAGGCCGCAAGACCTACTCCCAAGCGAGTCCAAAACCCAATGAATTCAGAAACCTGTCTTGATTCCAACGGAGGAAGCGACTGCCCTTTTCGCAGGGGGCAAGCTTATCGGGTGCGATGCGACTTCAGAGCCTTGAGGGATCGCTTCCGCGAGGGCGAAATCTTGGTCTATGAGTCTCTGGCTTATTCTCGCTATGATGGGATCATGGGCTATTTCTTCCGGCAGGAAGGCAGGCCAGAGATACGGATTTGGGATCTGGAAGACGAGAAGCCCATCTCTGTCTGGCGAGACTTCTTCGAGGAAGTTCCGAGCGTTTGAGAACGCGCGACTCCGAAATAAAGGAACACGCTGTAAGGGACGAATGACGGAACACGTACTTTGATGCCTTTTTCTTGACCATGACGGCTCGTTTCTTTCCTCTTCTCACGCTTTGTTCTTTGGCTGCGACGCTTCACGCGGAACCGCAATGGATTTGGTCATCGAAAAAAGCCGAGGCTCAGGAAAAAGCGACCTTCAAGCAGAGTTTTGATCTCAAGCTGACCCCGAAATCCGCCACCCTTAGTCTGACCTGTGACAATGGCGCGACCGTTTTCATCAACGGCAAAAAGGCGGTGGTGAATGAGGATTGGCAGAAACCGGTAAAGGTCGATGTGATCAAGCTTTTGGAGTTGGGAGCCACCAACGTCATTGAAGTGCAGGCCACGAATCGTGGAGGCAGCGCGGGTATGATTGCCAAGCTCGAACTGGAAAAACAGCAGGGCGGTGTGGAGGTCATCGAGACCAACGACCAGTGGCAGGCAGCGGCCACGGGCACGAATGACTGGAAGCCGGCGGTGGTTCTCGGAGCTTATGGCGTCGGCCCCTGGGGAAAGGTGTTTGATGGGAAGATCGGTTTTTCCAAAGGTGAAGGCACGGTGGTGGCGGCTGAGGACGTGACCGTGCCAAAAGGCTTTAAGGTGGAACTCCTCTACACCGTGCCCAAGGAAGAGCAGGGGTCCTGGGTGGCTCTGACGACCGATGACAAAGGCCGCCTGATCGCTTGTGATCAATACGGCAGCCTCTATCGCATGAGCGTTCCTGCCATTGGCAAGACGGAGTTGCTCAAGCCCGAGAAACTAAACATCGAATTCGGCAAGGCTCACGGGCTTCTGTATGCCTTTCATAGCCTCTATGTGATGGTGAATGAAAACGGTAAAGACAATGGTCTGTATCGCCTTCAAGACACCGATGGTGATGATCAATACGATAAGAAAGAGCGATTGGTCACCATGGCCGGTGGTGGGGAGCATGGCCTGCACAGCATGACCGTCAGCCCCGATGGTAAGCGCATCTATTTCAATGGCGGCAATCATACCGAGCTGCCTAACGAACTATCCAAAAGCCGTCCCGCTAAACTTTGGGACGAAGATCACATCCTGCCGCGCATGTGGGATGCCAATGGACATGCTCGGGGCAAGATGGCACCGGGAGGATTCATCTGCAGCATGACCCCTGAGGGCAAAGATGTGGAGCTCTTCTGCTATGGCTTCCGCAATGAATTCGACATCGCTTTCGATCTCAGCGGCGAGCTCTTCACCTACGATGCTGATATGGAGTGGGACATCGGTTCCCCCTGGTATCGCCCCACGCGTGTGAATCATTGTGTCAGTGGTGCCGACTACGGCTGGCGCAGCGGCAGCGGGAAGTGGCCGCGATACTATCCCGATAGCTTGCCGACGACTTTGGACATCGGTCCTGGAAGTCCCACGGGCGTGGTCAGCGGTCAAGGCGCCAAATTCCCCGCCAAGTATCAGCGCGCGGTCTTCATCAACGACTGGACCTATGGCACCATGTGGGCCATCCACCTGCACCCAAAAGGCGCCAGCTTCCTGGCCGAGCGTGAGGAGTTTGTCTTTGGCAAACCACTGCCTCTGACCGATGTCATCATTCACCCTCAAGATGGTGCCATGTATTTCGCCATCGGAGGACGCCGCACTCAGTCGGGTGTGTATCGTGTCACGTATGTGGGTGATGAATCCACAGCTCCTGTGCAGGCGCTGCCTCTGGATGAAGAGACCCGCATGCGCCATGTCCTGGAATCCATGCATGCCGATGGCCAGGAGCCTGCGAAGATCCTCGCCGCTGCTTGGCCTTACCTCAGCCATAGCGATCGCCATGTGCGTTATGCCGCCCGTGTCGCCATCGAGCGTCTGCCGCAGGAGCTCTGGAAAGACAAAGCTCTGGGCGAAACTCAGCCCATGGCGTTGATCGAGGGCCTTGTGGCTTTGGCTCGTGTCAATGGCACGAAGTCCGAAGCTCCTGCCGCGAAACCTGCCGCCGGTTCATCTTCTCCTGGCATCAGTGATGTCACTCCCGATAAGGTCGAACTCCAGCAGCAGATGCTGGGGGCCTTGAGTCGTCTGCAAGGGGCCGATCTCAGCCTGGATCAGCACTTGGCCGCCCTGCGTGCTTTGGAACTCATCTTGATCCGTCTTGGCAAACCCGCCCCCGAGGTCTGTGCCTCCATCGTGGAGAACCTGGAGCCGCATTACCCGAGCGAAAGCGACGCCGTGAATCGCGAACTCTGCCAGATCCTCATCGCTCTGGACTCTATTAAGGCTCCGGCGGAAACCCTGGCTCTCATGGCCACCGCCAAGGATGACTTCAAGGAAGTCGCCAGCGATGCCGTTCTCAGTCGCAATGATGGTTATGCCAATGCCGCTCGTGCCGCAGCAGGCAGTCGCCCGAATGCCCAGCAGATCGCCTACATGTTCGCGCTGCGGAATGCCAAAGTCGGTTGGACTCCCGAACTGCGGAAGACCTTCTTCTCCTGGTTCCCTCGTGCCCGCACTTGGAAGGGCGGCAACAGCTTCAAGGGCTTCATTGAAAACATCCGCAAGGACTCCCTGGCCACCTTCGTGCCTGAGGTCGAGTTGGCTGACATGGAGGCTCTGAGCAGCAAGGTGGAAGGGAGTGACATCCCCAACTACGTCGCCCCGAAAGGCCCCGGTAAAGCCTGGACCGTGGACGAAGTCGTCACCCTCGTTGGCAGTGGCTTGAAAGGTCGCGACTTCAAGAATGGCGAGGCCATGTATCGCAGCGTCATGTGTGCCACCTGCCATCGCTTCAATGGCGACGGCGGCAGCATCGGCCCCGACCTCACCGGCAGCGGCAACCGCTACACCATCCGCGACCTCATGGAAAACATCGTGGAGCCGAGCAAGGTCATCTCCGATCAATACGACAGCCACGAGATCGTCAAGAAAGACGGCACCACCATCCTCGGCCGCATCGTCGTGGAGGAAAACGGCAAGGTCTTCGTCATGGCCAACCCCTTCGCTCCGAACGACCAACTCGCGATCAACGAGAGCGAAATCGCTCGCAAGGAAACCCGCAAAGTCTCCATGATGCCCCCCGGCCTCATCAATGCCTTGAACCAGGACGAACTCCTCGACCTCATCGCCTACCTGCTAAGCGGCGGCAATGACCAGGACAAGGTGTTCGCGAAGTGATGCTCAAGGCGTGACGGCATCCTGCCGTCATATGAGGCCAGGATGGCCTAGAGGATACGTTGATTGTCAATGCGTTATGAGAGCTTTTATGAAAGACACACGTTAGACACACTGCTCATTCATTGAATCNNNNNNNNNNTACCGGAGTGAGGGAGGATTGGAGGCCATCGTAATCCGTTGATTTACAACGATACCGGAATTGCGGTATCGTTGCATCAAAGGCCAGGATGGCCTAGAGGATACGTTGATTGTCAATGCGTTATGAGAGCTTTTATGAAAGACACACGTTAGACACACTGCTCATTCATTGAATCACGCAAAAAGGAACTTGTCGGTATTTATCGGTATGTTCTTGGGACGATCTACTGAATTGTCACGAGTTAGTAGATCACAAGTTTTCACGGTGAGATGCCGTAAATCACAGGAATCTGGAGATCGTCACAAATCTTCAGCAGTGGAGGCCGATTATCAAAACAGCAGCTTCTGCACGTCCTGGCCGTTCCGTTCCATCTGCGACCGAGCTTGAGCCAGGGTGAGACCGAAGGTGATTTGGAAGTGCGGCCCTTCAGGAAAGCTCTTCCACGTGCCAGCCCAATCAATGCCTTGAGCAGCCGCCAGCTTGCC
Proteins encoded:
- a CDS encoding c-type cytochrome; this translates as MTARFFPLLTLCSLAATLHAEPQWIWSSKKAEAQEKATFKQSFDLKLTPKSATLSLTCDNGATVFINGKKAVVNEDWQKPVKVDVIKLLELGATNVIEVQATNRGGSAGMIAKLELEKQQGGVEVIETNDQWQAAATGTNDWKPAVVLGAYGVGPWGKVFDGKIGFSKGEGTVVAAEDVTVPKGFKVELLYTVPKEEQGSWVALTTDDKGRLIACDQYGSLYRMSVPAIGKTELLKPEKLNIEFGKAHGLLYAFHSLYVMVNENGKDNGLYRLQDTDGDDQYDKKERLVTMAGGGEHGLHSMTVSPDGKRIYFNGGNHTELPNELSKSRPAKLWDEDHILPRMWDANGHARGKMAPGGFICSMTPEGKDVELFCYGFRNEFDIAFDLSGELFTYDADMEWDIGSPWYRPTRVNHCVSGADYGWRSGSGKWPRYYPDSLPTTLDIGPGSPTGVVSGQGAKFPAKYQRAVFINDWTYGTMWAIHLHPKGASFLAEREEFVFGKPLPLTDVIIHPQDGAMYFAIGGRRTQSGVYRVTYVGDESTAPVQALPLDEETRMRHVLESMHADGQEPAKILAAAWPYLSHSDRHVRYAARVAIERLPQELWKDKALGETQPMALIEGLVALARVNGTKSEAPAAKPAAGSSSPGISDVTPDKVELQQQMLGALSRLQGADLSLDQHLAALRALELILIRLGKPAPEVCASIVENLEPHYPSESDAVNRELCQILIALDSIKAPAETLALMATAKDDFKEVASDAVLSRNDGYANAARAAAGSRPNAQQIAYMFALRNAKVGWTPELRKTFFSWFPRARTWKGGNSFKGFIENIRKDSLATFVPEVELADMEALSSKVEGSDIPNYVAPKGPGKAWTVDEVVTLVGSGLKGRDFKNGEAMYRSVMCATCHRFNGDGGSIGPDLTGSGNRYTIRDLMENIVEPSKVISDQYDSHEIVKKDGTTILGRIVVEENGKVFVMANPFAPNDQLAINESEIARKETRKVSMMPPGLINALNQDELLDLIAYLLSGGNDQDKVFAK
- a CDS encoding Tex family protein, yielding MSAANELNINIEHVERVAKELGLKAIQVGATAKLFADGATVPFIARYRKEATGSMDEVQIQNVKDRMEQLVALDDRRAAIVKSLEERKLMTDVLRAKIEKAETMNVLEDIFAPFRPKRRTRATIAKEKGLEPLADFIEANLFTHGVDLTSEAAKLVNPDHENEELRVKDVNEALAGARDIIAERISDNAEARAALRKLFAEQSTVSSKVMYGKENEADAQKFRDYFDWSEPLKAIPSHRMLAIRRGEKEGFLLMRVNPPEDTAVQVVSNLFVKGGNACTDQMKLACADSYKRLLSSSMETEFRLESKKKADAEAVRVFADNLRELLLAAPLGQKRVLGIDPGFRTGCKVVVLDAQGQLLFNDVIYLLGEGNSLMQAKTLILNLVDRFKIEAIAIGNGTASRETENFINKIGVPKAIPVIMVNESGASIYSASEVAREEFPNHDVTVRGAVSIGRRLMDPLAELVKIDAKSIGVGQYQHDVDQNLLKNSLDNVVISAVNGVGVELNTASKQLLSYVSGLNSTHAANIVAFRNENGPFKTRKDLLKVPRLGDKAFEQAAGFLRIRNATHPLDASAVHPERYPLVEKMAADLGCTVADLMQKADLRQKIDLKKYVSEEVGLPTLQDIMNELAKPGRDPRKQFEVFNFAEGVNDMKDLTVGMKLPGIVTNVTAFGAFVDIGVHQDGLVHVSQLSDTFVRDPAEVVKVAQKVMVTVTEVDIQRKRIALSMKSKPDFEKKTGGGGPRPAAQGGPGGGQRSGGFGGGDRNRSSGGGMGNPFGGGGGGDWFTAATQKGKK
- a CDS encoding pyridoxamine 5'-phosphate oxidase family protein — its product is MPAPAPFDPADLPSLAQATLKAAKFPVLATVEGDQPRVRPVSPVRTEGFVVYVANLRRYGKTAELAANPKAELCYTDDDHNQVRITATAEILTDRALLEDIWNSNALLRTYLRDINNPELIIYKFTPTRVRYMKEWALEYHEVLVGQ